The Streptomyces sp. NBC_00597 DNA segment TCGCGTTCCCGGGGCCGGTGCGCGACATGCTGGTGGCGGCGGTGCTGAGCGGCGCGAAGACCTCGACCACGGGATTGCTGACCGAATACGAGGTAATGGGCGACCCCCTGCCGGTCGTGGGCGAGCGGATGGCGGTCATGGACTCCGCGCAGCGTCCGGTGGCCGTCCTGGAGGTGACGGGCGTACGGGCTCTACCGCTCGCGGAGGAGGACCTCGGGCACGCCCCGGACGAGGGCGAGGGATACGCGTCCGTAGCCGAATGGCGTGTTTCCCACGAGCGGTACTGGCACGGGCCGCAGATCCGGGAAGTGCTCGGCGACCCGGAGTTCACGGTGACCGACGACACGCTGGTCGTCGCGGAACGCTTCCGGGTCGTCGAACGCCCCTAGGGGCCGCCACGGGAGCCCGGAGGGGGCCTGCCTCAGGCCACCGCCCCGGCTGCGGCGCGGCCCGCCGCACGGCCCGAGAAGATGCAGCCGCCGAGGAAGGTGCCCTCCAGGGCCCGGTAGCCGTGCACCCCGCCGCCGCCGAAGCCGGCCGCCTCGCCGGCCGCGTACAGGCCGGGCAGCGGGTCACCGGACCCGGTGAGGACCCGGGAGGACAGGTCGGTCTCCAACCCGCCCAGGGACTTGCGGGTCAGGACGGAGAGGCGGACGGCGATCAGCGGGCCCGCCTTCGGGTCCAGGATCCGGTGCGGCGCGGCGGTGCGGATCAGCCGGTCCC contains these protein-coding regions:
- a CDS encoding ASCH domain-containing protein, producing MTTYDDLPPALFAFPGPVRDMLVAAVLSGAKTSTTGLLTEYEVMGDPLPVVGERMAVMDSAQRPVAVLEVTGVRALPLAEEDLGHAPDEGEGYASVAEWRVSHERYWHGPQIREVLGDPEFTVTDDTLVVAERFRVVERP